GAACGTCAAAGGACAGAACATTTCCTTTTTTTGATAATTAGAAGATAAAATATTGAAAGGCAGAGGACTGTCGGCACGGGAAGGCCTCGGGGGGCTGCCCCCCGAACTCCCGTATTTATCTGAAATGGCGTGGTTGCCAGACGGAAACGACCAGGAAAGCCCAAGGGAGCATCCCCTCGGGAACCGCAGAACGCGCCGGGAAAAAACCGACGGCAGAAAACCCTATCCCAACACCTTCTTGATCACACCGATCAACTGCTCGGGCTTGAAGGGTTTGACAATCCATCCCGTCGCCCCGGCCTCCTTGCCCTCGGCCTTGCGCTCCGCCTGCGACTCCGTGGTCAACATCACGATCGGGGTGAACTTGAAGGCCGGCAAGGCCCGCAAGGCTTTGATGAGCGAAATGCCGTCCATGTTGGGCATGTTGAGGTCCGTCACCACCATATCCACCGGCGTGGTCTGCGCCTTTTTGAAGGCATCCTGACCATCCACGGCCTCAACGACCTCGTAGCCCGCCCCTTTCAAGGTCAGCCCCACCATCTGCCGCATGGAAGAGGAATCATCCACCGTCAAAATACGCTTTCCCACATCCCGCCTCCCTTGAACATACCGCCATTGTCACCTGCTAGGGCGTATAGACATTCACCATCTTTTGGTCCCTGGCCGCGTTGCAATCCGGTTCGGAATGCTCATGTAGAGGACTACACTCCGCTTCCTCACCGCCTTGCGCCTTGTCAGGAACCAAAATCTGACGATTGTCCACACGCCCTAGGCAACGGCCTGAAATACCTCGACGAAAAACGGACCCTTCTCGGTCCTGAAATAACACTTGATGGCGGCCAATTGCCGGGTATACGGCAACGCCATCGCCTCTCCGGCCCGAACCACCCTCGGTGGCGTCAAGGACATGTGATCGTCCAGACGACCCTTGACCGCCCCCGCCAGAATGTTGGCCAACTCGCCGAAACCATCTGCCGCCGTGGCGTCGAAACCGTCCATCGGTTCGCCCAAAAAAGCCTCTACCAATCCCGAAGCGGCATGGAACGGCGCCGAAACATGAACCCCCCCCTCCAGACCGCCTTCAAATCCGACGATGGCCGTTACATCCGCTTGCGGCGGCATATAGGCCACCTCTTCGGAGATGATCACCACCGGACCCGCTTCCACACCGATATCCGTTACAAAAAATGCCGCGCTGGTCTCCTCCATGGCCTCCTGGATGATGCGCGCCAACTCCTCATACTTCGACATAGCGTCTCCCTGATCTCCCGACCCCCTTCCGGGCCGCGTCAGGCCATAATCCGATGGTGTCCGCCGATTTCCGGGTCGGCCCGATTCTCAGGCAGCCGCCAGTCCGGCCAACTCCTCTTGAGAAAAGACCTTGTCCGTATCCAGCAGAATGGTGAAATGGTCCGCCTGCTTGCCCATGCCCATAATGAAATCCGTGCGAACGGAAAGACCGATCTTGGGCGGTTGCGCCACCTGATCCGGCTGCAACTCCAGAACCTCCTTCACCGAATCCGCCAAGGCGCCGATCACCGTCGTGCTGCCATCCCCGGCAGTCACTTCCAGAATGATGATGCAGGTATTGACCGTGCGCTCCCCCTCCGGCATGCCGAATTTCAAACGCAAATCCATCACCGGAACCACATGCCCCCGCAGGTTGATCACCCCGATCATCTCCATGGGGGCGTGGGGCATCTTGGTGATGGCGGTGAACTCCAACACCTCCCGGACTCGCGCAATATCGACGCCAAAAACCTCTTCGGCAAGGGTAAATGTCAAAAACTGCGTTGGCACCTCAAGAATCGCCATGATAAGACCTCCGCTCCCGGACCTGATGCCGTGGTTTTTTATAAGGGCCGCCGGGTGCTTTCCGCAGCGGCCTTGGGGGTGATCCGGATCGTTTTTCTTTTGATAATGAGGAAGTTATAAAAAAGAAAATCCGACCCGAAACCGACACAAGCGGTGTTGCAAACCCTTTAGCCCATTAAGGCTATCACAAAAGCCGGGGGAAAAGGGACAAAAATCGGCAACATCCATTCAGAAGCGGGCAAACTCATCGTCGCCCATATCGTCCCCGGAATCAACCTTTGCCGCGCGGGGAGGGGGCAATGCTTTGAGAGTTTTCCCGGCGGTGGTTTTTTTTGCCGGGAGCGCCGGCCCGGCTTTGCCCGCACGGGCCGACGCGGGAGGAGAGGCTTTCGGCTTGGGGGCGGAGCGGGGGCGTTCTTCATTCCCCGTTTTGAAGAAGGACATGGCCTGGGCCAGGCGGTCCGCCTGGGAGTTCAGCTCTTCCGCCGTGGCCGCCATCTCCTCGGAAGCGCCCGCGTTCTGCTGAATCACATGGTCCAGCTGCTGGATGGCGCTGTTGATCTGAGCGGCCCCCTGGTTCTGCTCCTGCGAGCCCCCGGTGATCTCCTTGACCAGCCCCGCCGTCTTCTGGATATCGGGCACCACCTGCCCGATGATGTGGCCCGCCTTCTCGGAAACCGCCACGCTGGAGGCGGAGAGGTGGCCGATTTCGCCCGCCGCGGTCTGACTGCGTTCCGCCAGCTTGCGCACCTCCGCCGCCACCACCGCGAAGCCCTTGCCGTGTTCCCCGGCCCGCGCCGCCTCGATGGCCGCGTTCAAGGCCAACAGATTGGTTTGTCGCGCGATCTCCTCGATGATGGAGATCTTGCTGGCAATCTCCTTCATGGCGTTCACCGCCTGGGTCACCGATTGCCCCCCTTCCGCCGCGTCCCGCGCCGCCTTTTCGGCGATGCCTTCCGTGGTGCGGGCGTTGTCGGTGTTCTGGGCGATATTGGCGGTCATCTGCTCCATGGCCGCCGAGGTCTCCTCGATCGAGGCCGCCTGGGAAACCGCTCCCTGGGAGAGGGACTGCGCCGCCTCCGCAAGCTCCCGGCTGCCCGAGGAGACGTTCTGCGTGGCTGTGCGCAACTCCGCGACGATGGTTCTCAATTTGGACGACATGTCCCCCATGGCGATCGACAACTGGCCGATCTCATCCTTCCGGTTCTGATGGCAGTTGATGGAGAGATCCCCTTCCGCCAGCCGGCCAAGAAGCGAGGAGCAGTTGGCCAGGGGGTTGGCGATGCTGTTGGCCATCATGACCGCGAGTCCCGCCAGCAGAGCCGTCATGCCCAGGGCCAGGAGGGCGTTGAAGCGCACCAGCGCCTCGATGGGCTCCCGCACCTCCGCCAGGTCGATCTCCGCCAACAGCGCCCAGCTCAACTCGCCCACCTTGACCGGTGCGAAGGAGGATAGCACCGGATTGCCGTTGTAATCGGTAATGATGCGGGCATCGCTGCCGCCGGACAGGGCCGCCTTGGAACCCTCGGTATCCACGCCGTTCTTTTCGATGGACCCGGCGAAAGAGGCCTTCACCGAATGGCCCGTCTTGTCCAGGAAGGAGTCGGAGCGCATGCGCTTGTCCGGTCCCACCAGATAGGTCTCCCCGGTTTTGCCCATGCCGTCCCGCTGCTGCATGACGGTGTTGATGGCCTCCAGCGACAGTTGCAGCGCCACCACGCCGACCTGTTTGCCATTCATCGACACCGGTGTGGCCACGAAGGCGGCGGGCTCCCCCTTGGAAGGGGCATAAGGCTCGAAATCCCCCACCGCCGGCTTGCCGGTGCGTATCGCCTGATCGTAGGCCTTGCCCAGGCTGCTGCCGCGCAGACCGCCCTTGATCAGATTCTGCCCCAGATCGCTCTCCCGGGCCTGGGTCCACACCACATCGCCGTCCACGGCAATGAGGAACAGGTCGTAATAGCCGTACTCCTTGACGAAGTGGTCCAGCCAGGCGGTATGCTCCCTGGACGCCGCCTCCCAGGCCGATCCGGTCGCCTTGCCGCCCTCCTTCTCGAAGACCTCTTCCATGGCCACCAGCGCCCGTTTGACATCGCCGCTCGCCGCCAGAACCTGCAAATCCCCGAACCGCTCCCCGAAGAATTTCTCGATCTGCCCCTTCTTGATGGCCCGTACCGCGTTCAACTGGTTGAAGGCGGTACGCATCAACTCATCCGTAGAGGCCCCTGTCGCAAAGATGGCTACGGAAAGCATGGGAACAAGTCCGCATAATACAAATAAAGCAATGAGCTTGGGGCGCATTTTGACGTCTTGCAGGCGCATTTCATCCTCCGCATAACGGTCAACCTGCCAAAGGGCAGAATCTCACTATTTATGGCGGAGTATAAACGAAACCCATTCACATTGCTATAAAAAGATACCGGAAAGGAAAATATAACTAT
This genomic window from Magnetococcales bacterium contains:
- a CDS encoding response regulator → MGKRILTVDDSSSMRQMVGLTLKGAGYEVVEAVDGQDAFKKAQTTPVDMVVTDLNMPNMDGISLIKALRALPAFKFTPIVMLTTESQAERKAEGKEAGATGWIVKPFKPEQLIGVIKKVLG
- a CDS encoding methyl-accepting chemotaxis protein, yielding MRTAFNQLNAVRAIKKGQIEKFFGERFGDLQVLAASGDVKRALVAMEEVFEKEGGKATGSAWEAASREHTAWLDHFVKEYGYYDLFLIAVDGDVVWTQARESDLGQNLIKGGLRGSSLGKAYDQAIRTGKPAVGDFEPYAPSKGEPAAFVATPVSMNGKQVGVVALQLSLEAINTVMQQRDGMGKTGETYLVGPDKRMRSDSFLDKTGHSVKASFAGSIEKNGVDTEGSKAALSGGSDARIITDYNGNPVLSSFAPVKVGELSWALLAEIDLAEVREPIEALVRFNALLALGMTALLAGLAVMMANSIANPLANCSSLLGRLAEGDLSINCHQNRKDEIGQLSIAMGDMSSKLRTIVAELRTATQNVSSGSRELAEAAQSLSQGAVSQAASIEETSAAMEQMTANIAQNTDNARTTEGIAEKAARDAAEGGQSVTQAVNAMKEIASKISIIEEIARQTNLLALNAAIEAARAGEHGKGFAVVAAEVRKLAERSQTAAGEIGHLSASSVAVSEKAGHIIGQVVPDIQKTAGLVKEITGGSQEQNQGAAQINSAIQQLDHVIQQNAGASEEMAATAEELNSQADRLAQAMSFFKTGNEERPRSAPKPKASPPASARAGKAGPALPAKKTTAGKTLKALPPPRAAKVDSGDDMGDDEFARF
- a CDS encoding chemotaxis protein CheX: MSKYEELARIIQEAMEETSAAFFVTDIGVEAGPVVIISEEVAYMPPQADVTAIVGFEGGLEGGVHVSAPFHAASGLVEAFLGEPMDGFDATAADGFGELANILAGAVKGRLDDHMSLTPPRVVRAGEAMALPYTRQLAAIKCYFRTEKGPFFVEVFQAVA
- a CDS encoding chemotaxis protein CheW; translation: MAILEVPTQFLTFTLAEEVFGVDIARVREVLEFTAITKMPHAPMEMIGVINLRGHVVPVMDLRLKFGMPEGERTVNTCIIILEVTAGDGSTTVIGALADSVKEVLELQPDQVAQPPKIGLSVRTDFIMGMGKQADHFTILLDTDKVFSQEELAGLAAA